The nucleotide window ATAAGCTGATCATGTTGCCAAATTCCTACAGGTTGCTAAACTAGAAGCACAACTTGCTTCTCTTACGGAGCAAGCATCTCAAAGCATTGTAAATGGCTCGGTTACATCAAACCCTAATGATGGAAAGCTTCCTTGTTCTCAGCTCCCAGATGTTCAAAGTTGGTTTCACCCTGATAATTCAAGCCTGGCACCAAATTTTAACCAGAGTTCATACGGTGAAAATGGGTTCTCGAATCCAAACTCATCAGGGATCTATTATGAGAATTCAATGGTCTCATCAGAAGAAGATCATATCTCGTTTACTACTTTTGTAGAGGCTCCTCATTCAATGTCTTCCTCCCTTGACATGCAAACAAATAACAGACAATGGAGTTTCCAGGATGTTGATGACCTTCAATCAATGGCCTTCGGGTATGCGCAAAATTCCAGATGAAGGGGGCTCAATGGAGAGGAAACAGTTCATGAAGACACCATGGACCTTCCAGTTTTGAATTGAATGCTGCTATGCTCCTGCATATTTTGAAGCATATGCACTTTTAGGAACCATAATAAATTAATGTTCATACAATATCTCAAACCCTATATCATCTACCCTACCATTATTTTCTGTAATCTAGAAAGAAATCTGTCTATGGCCTTATTGAGGACATCAATTTTTTTTGACATGATAAATTTACCGTCGTGAAAATGACCGATCAGGTTAATTATTTACTATTTGCAAGAAAATTATACTGATCAGGTAGCTAGTAATGGCTTGCTTATAGAGCACATATATATACTGTCATGAAACATTGAACTGGCTGTCTACTAATGGCTTGAATGTAGTTTACTCATGACTGAAGTGAACAATAATAATTAGCTTTGGTTATAGGTCAAAAGTCACTTTTGTTTTTCTTAGatttcattttagtcacttatattattgtgttgtaatattttagttACTAAATCGTTAATTACCGTTAAGGTGTAACGGTAAGCTGACGTAGTATcattatttcaaacaaaaattttaggttaaactATACAATTGGTCTTCATTTTTTTTTGagcaatttttttaacttttcctttttctttctttatttttcattcttttctgcTTTCCCTTCTATTTTCTTCCATTCTTCATCTTTTTTAAACGtaaaagaataaaattaaattactcaaaacGAAAAATaagagggactaatttgtaatttaatctaaaattttggtttaaatgatgatttaacatgcTACGTCAGCTTATTATCACACCGTTAATGGCAATTAACGTTCAGTgactaaaatgcaacttaaatgaaataaaaatgactattttaaaatttacccattattaatataaaaaaatttaatattaatattaatgttGTTATTCATTTTTCAATGCAAAGCAGATTTTTTGACTTGTCGTTGGAAATAAATTAATGATCCgcccaatttatttatttttcctactttatatataaaataatttgaaataataaaaattttgagtattttgagatttcaaatttgaattttgttcataattattttaaattaattatataatttagaatttatttttcaaCTTAAACCGTACATAGAACACTCATATACAAATTTCACCGAAGACCCAATCAAATgcaacaattaaaataataaaagaaaattttgttcctaTACACGTAGGGTTCGGCACCCATGATGTAGATGTAGATATTGGTTCTCAGCTTAGAAAGGATCAAAAATTTATCTCAAAGTGACTAAAGTCCCTTACCCCTCTCAAAGGTTCGCACCCCAACTCGATCGAATGTTAAAATTAGATAGTACAGGGACGTGGGTCCAAAACCCCAAGTTGTAAGAATTTTCAATTTCTCTTCTTAAAAATGGAAGTAGACtttctaatatttttatagtattaaaaataatattaaaaaaattattcttaaaaaaaaacaaatgaaaaatcTTCTTGAATAAATTGGAACTTACACTGTTTCTTTCAAATGATTTCATCCTTTATTTGTTTTTACTTTCTTAATTACTGCAAAATAAATACAAGTTTGAGCTTTATAGGGTCTTGATATTGGTATTTTCATCAATCAAGGTATATACTCTTAATTTACTAGTGTGCCATTTTTTTAATGAGAAAGAGGTATTTAGATGTCTCGATAGTTTATTAGTTGAATTTGGGAAATCAATTTACACGTAAAAGTTTAATATTTTTGAGATGCTAGTTAGATATATGTTGTTGTCACGCTTCAAAATTAGTGAAATAGTTATTTGCAGTAGAAACTTATTTATAATGAGATCCATTACTGAAACTACTATTTGTCATGGTTGGTATGCTTTTGGTAATAATTTACAAAATGtgatagtttcattttttttttctatgtttttctcaTTGTTGAATCAGCTCCATATAGCTAACGAtacatggttttttttttttttttactcattgTTGAATCCAATAGAAAGTTATTTTTCTAATGTTTTTTTGTGTTGGTTTTGGTTGATTTTTAAGCTGTTgtcatttttttttatgtttttctcATTGTTGAATTGGGTCCATATAGCTAATGAAACtacaattttttttatgtttttttcctCATTGTTGAATCcaatagaaatttttttttttatgttggtTTTGGTTGATTTTTATGCTATtgtctttttttttaatgtttttctcATTGTTGAATCGGGTCCACTACcgaaattactattttttttctccttttagTGTTAATTCTTTATTTACCATTTATTTTTTTGTCCATACGTGTGACTTGCTATTCCTTGTTTCACTTGTTTTCAGTGAAGTCTTCTCATTTTTTAGAATTCTAATTGTTGGAGGATGTTatagtcattttattttatttttataattttataaaattaaattttaagtcgattgtaaaaaaaatgaagaaggTAAAGATATTTGATACTTTTTTTTAAGAGGAAAGTAGTGATGCTTGTGATGCTAGTCTACCAGTAATCAATGAAGATTCTCCAACTATCAAATTTTAGCTTACCCTTCCCCCCATATTAACATGGCTCCGCCATTGCCTGAAGCCTCCTTAGGTATCGATACATAGGCCCTTGACAGTGCCATGACACTATTTTGTTGAAATTGAGACCTTCAAGGCTCATATTTAGTCCTGAACGCTTTCAAACATCTAAAATTCATTTCTAAATGGTTTaaacatgattttaaaaattcaaaaattgattttatctattttatataattgttttaatattcaatttctTAAATAAATCTAAGATTATTGTCACGAAAATGCTCTAATGACACCTCTCATTTATATTGTATGTTGGGACAAGTGAGAAGTATTAcacttaataattttaaaatcccCATTAATAACCTAAAGAATATTAGATTAAATCACAGAACCAAATTTAGCAAAAAATCCTGCCTTTCAGTTTACTTGTTAAGACCATACACATTCATAAACTCGCATTTATGATTCAAATGCTTTAACAACCTATAGGAGAGAACAAGCTTTCTTATAAGTAAGTTCTACTAAATTCAAATGAATAAGGAGAAAAAAGATTTGAGGAGAAGTCAATTGATATGGGAATTAGTCTAGATGGTGACATGACAGAGGAAGAAATGGTATATGGCATGAAAACGGTGTATGGTTTTGTTGAAGAGGAATTCTTGCATCTACTTGAAGGGTGTTTGTAGGTATGGCAAGGGATGTACCACCCCTTACTGGTTCGGTCGCCAGTCCCGAGCTACGGAATGCTACAATTAAAGTTGGAAGAGAAGACATTCAATTCATGTCGATTATTTCAAACAAACATGGAATTTCTTCATAATTACAtaattaacattcaatttaaacatgAATACATAATTGTAATCAATTCAATGCATAATCACCAAATATAATTTTGGTCGGGCCTTATACTATCTTATGTATGCTCTAATATCAACCTAGAATTTAATTAAGACTAATTTGCAACATTTCCAAAATTATAGATcaattatatcataaataaatcTTTTAAATAATCAATCATGTcttaaacatttaaatattattatatacaaTTAAATTCAAGTCTTAATCGAGCTTACAAAAACTCTTAAGTTGACCCGAGAactataaggatcaaattgagACATTTTCAAACGATAAAGGCACTTATGCAAAACAGGgggcacacgaccgtgtatcTTATTGAGGCTGTGtggatcaaattgtaaaatttcatcaaaagtcacacggtcgtgtaacaaaCTGAAGCCGTGtgtataaaaaaatttactagATCTATAGTATATTGGGCTTGTAGCCAGCCCGTGTGGGTCACATGATTGTGTGCCAACTCGTGTGGCACAAAAAAATGTCATTTACTAGATCTATAGTCATCTTCCTCTTTCATCCATTTTCAACCGAAAAACATCATAGAATTGCTTGcatggtaagtgattttgatctcatttttaatgaattttatgtttttgaagtcattttagcttaatttagttaACCCGAGGGTTAATTTATGAAACTATTAAAAGTTTAGAGACTTACCATAAATGAATTAGGTGTGTTTGTTAtttaattgatagattttaagtttaatagctaaataaaagtattttgttaagtgaattttagtaattttaatgtttaaggattAAATAGTTTAAATAATAAGTTAATATTGTGAAATGATGATAAAAATGAGTTGATTATGAATCCTATAGAATTCCGCTAGCTGGTATTATGATTAAATTTGGATAATTCATAAATTTTGAGGTTAAGAAttaaagtgtataaaggttaaaatgtcaagggtaattttgtaaattcacATTGATAAGAGCTATAGGCTTGAATTAATTATGtaagttatttgaattatttaattgaatgaaaattattatatAGATAAATAAACAGGCCAATCAGATTTAAATCATGGAAAATCTAAAGTATCGAACTAGCCGTCGGCTTCGTTTTTACAACTGTTTTCGTCGATGTAAGTTTGTATAATAGTTAATTCATTTCTTGTAGAATTGTTAAATGCTAATGAATAGCTAATTTAGGTAACTTAAATGTTTAATGTACACTATATGCTAAATTAAATTACATTGCCATAATAATCAATTGTTGAAATTGTTGATAATATGGATTACATGTATATGAGAGTGAAATGTTATAATGGAAATGAAGTTTAAGGATAAGGGTATGAAAGGTGTCCCATTTGAATCTTGTGAACacctaggatacaaatgacatgtcattaggggttatacaCTTTCAGGTTAGTCTTGGATGTCTTACCAAtagctgaggtcctgcatttgttgtgaattctccacagctcgtgtgagcagcatcatgtagcttTATATTCTGAcctacagctcgtgtgagcattacATATATAGGCACAAAAGTGTGTGAGCATGGTTCCCATGTATCCAATGTTGTTTCatttggttcaacgggtaataaaTACTTAATCAAGTGAGCTTAATTATATGAAATGTTTTGGTTTGGATGAGTAATGTAAATTGGTAATGTTTTGGGAAAAAGGTATATTTGATAAGTTACTATTATGTGCTTTATGACATGATAAGATTATGTATTTTCCTGTTGAGCTCACTAACTTATgagacttgtgatgtatatgggATTTAATGAATCATGAGCATGAGAATGAAATTATGCATCACTTATTTTAAATTGAGCCTAATAGGTAAGTTTACGTTTTTGGTTATACGAGTTTACTAAGTATTATTTGCTTATGGGTTGTTTTTCCTTTCTTGTAGATCATCAGAAGGCTCGATCGGTTGGAATCTAGTCACAGTAAATTCGCACTATCCATCCATCACTTTGATagatattttgtaattttgttgatGGTTATAAATGGCACATAATAGGAGCTTTATGCTATTTTTTCAATATGGTATGGTTTGAGTTTATGTCTAGCTTACTTGTAAATATATGATCTTATTTTTGGGTTTGTAAATGTCTGTGTAAATATGTGACTTGGTTGCTTATTTATGCCTTATGAAAGTAGATAGTTGATGGTGGAATAAATTGTGGATGAATTGGTGATAAACCGTAatctatacatatttttacctcatacttgggatatttatgaatgatttttccttggttttagtgaatttgatgctcctaatcttttaatttcgTGTTTTATACTCAAGAGAACTAAAGATAGCAAAAaaagtgagaaacgggccaaaaactgacaaattgggcttaaaacagtgtttcacacggcctaggcacttccacacgggtagaccacacgctcgtgtgagacacacgggtaggccacacgcccgtgtgtcatggccgtgtcgacatcAATCCAAGTCAGAATTGTATACGGTTTGAGCACTTGCACACAGGCATGGcatacggccgtgtccctgtcgaggccaagtctagttctactcgaaaaaggccacttttaagggtttaaagcattctaaagcctatataaacaccctagaagaggattaaaggggacACGCAGAGTGGAAGACAGAAAATACTCGAGAATTgccatcggaatcacctcggagccaggatctacatcaagagtGAAGacttccatccaatttcctagaagttctttgggtttctttatgttttgttgttttccaaactttggaATGTTTTCCATtaatattatgaactaaactccttaaatacctaagggcgatgaaacctaagatgaatcttattactctttgatttatatgataaatacttgttcttgttcttaattgtgaattttaattcttgctttaatattccaggtattaattcatgtttttaatgtgcttattcagtggatcaaaagtctctgtttaagagtagatcattcataattaagcggagtagCATGCAATCCTatagataggatgacataaatctaccggattagagtcaaatctaataagggaatccatagatcaggttaatgcgacaataggggttttaattagaaagtgatttcaattaatcaacctagagtcagttgtttttagtctcgaaatggatattaacataaatcagggatttctacgaaataagtcaaatgaataaatcatctaagtcaaaagtaataagtgaagtctaggtggattctttcttgggtattatcTTCTCAACCGgttttcaaaagtattttccaactttaatctctgtcgttactttagttaattagataattagtttagataaaacattctcttaaattttaggctagataataaaaagatagtaattactagtacttttagtcctcgtggatacgatatttccggtctcaccataactatactactgttcgataggtgcgcttgccttaagtcaaatttttagttagtttcacgaccatcaagtttttggcgccgttgccggggactaagatattaggaacacttattttttattactttcgccattttttatttttattgcaatttaattttaatttttcttaaattactaaattttctcttatttacttctggcaggtttttatagtttataactagaagaaacccatcaggacctctactttttgatagtgagatcgaaagcaTTGCTCGTAGAAACAGAAgggaaataaggcgaagcctacaatacatagaggaaggacaaaaagacgatattcaaaccataaCTGAGGAGATGattgataatcaaaataatctaTTACCTCCTGTGGCTGTTGCAAACCCAGTAAATCaggatcctgctcctcgtactatgtatgattatgctaaacctacatTAACATgagctgaatcgagtatagttagacttgctattgctgcaaataattttgaactgaaaattaacacaattcaaatgatacaacagtttgttcagtttgatggtttgcaggatgaggatccaaacactcatttagtaaATTTTCTGGAACtctgcgacacttttaagatcaattgcgtttctgacgatgccattcgccttcggttgtttccattctcattgaggaataaagctaaacagtggttacattcgttaccacgagggtcaatcactacttgggaacaaataactgaaaaatttttacttaaatatttttcgctggccgaaacggctaaattgaggaatgatatctcttcttttgtacagatggatctagaaactctgtatgatgcatgggagagatacaaggacttattaaGAAGGTGCCCTTACTATGGGTTACCTCTATAGCTGCAGGTTCAGACATTTTACAacagtgtgaacccctcaacaaggcaactaaTCGACACAACCGTCGGTAGAACATTGAACgaaaaaacacctgaagaggcttatgaatttattgaagagatgtcactgaataactatcagtggcaagtcatgagaacaaagctgaTGAAAGctgctggtgttttcaacctcaatgcagttactatgctatctaaccaggtagaacttttaaataagaaGATTGttggtttgtatggttctactcagtaacatccagtgatgaggtgtgattcaaatggaggaggggTACACCACACAGAATATCAATTCTTTAACCCTAccaccgaggaggaacaagtccactatatgggtaataataattctagaccttaaaataacccatacagtaacacttataatgtaggttggaggaaacatcccaatttctcgtggggtggtcaaggaaatcaaaggccacaacatcccctAGGTTTTCAATAACCGccttaccagcaggaaaagaagctgaaccttgaagacATGCTAACGAAATTCATCTTGGTGTTAGAAAcgcattttcagaataccgataCAGCTCTTAAAAATCAGCAAGtgtcgattcaagggctcgaaactcaaataggacagCTTACTAAGTTGATTTCTGAACAACTACAAGGGAGCTTGCCGAGTAATACTGAAACTAACCAAAGGGAACAACTTAATGTGATTactattcaagatgaagaagggttagttgaacttgAACCAGAACTGAGGCAAAGAATTGTAGTAAGTAAAAGTAAGGATGAGGTGGACCATAGTGAGCAAAAATCGGTAAGTAGAGAATATAAAccccgtgtgccataccctaaggTGACAAGAAAAGACCACATGGACAAACAATTTGGTagattccttaaattattaaagaaattacatattaacttaccgtttattgaagctcatTCGTAGATGCGAaatgcagttaaatttttaaaagagcttttagcaaataagcgaaagttggatgaggcgtcgcatgtggagttgaacgcagtttgctcagccattctataaaataagctacctaacaagtTGAAAGATTCAGGGATTTTTAtgattccttatttaattggtagtttaaatgttaacaatgctttggctgatttaggggcaagtattaatgtcatgccctataaaatgtttaaacaactcggTCTTGGGAAATTCAAACAAACTagaatgagcattcaattagcagataaaacaattagatttcctagagttattattgaagacgtgctggtcaaaattgataaatttatatttccagtTGACTTTGTTgtcttagacatggatgaggatagtgacatacctttaattttaggaagaacctttttagcaactgctagatcTATCATTggtgttggcacaggtgaattgatacttcgtgtaggtgatgacacgattactctccaagctcgtgattctaCTAAAATATCTAGTAATCGACATGATTcagttaatttaaataatgttacAACTCAAACTTCTATGCAAAAGTCCCCTAGGAAGAACGTGATGGAGTATCATTCTAATCCATGCCACAAAAACGGAGCTACTCACGAAGAATGAAAGCTTcagatcgatgaactagatgaatggcgaacacatgtcAATGAGAAACCAAAAGCACACGAAAAATCAAAGAGACACCACGATGAGCGCAGGGATGAAACAAAGCAAATTAAAGTTGGGGAtaaagtattgttagatgaaaaggACCCCTGAAT belongs to Gossypium arboreum isolate Shixiya-1 chromosome 7, ASM2569848v2, whole genome shotgun sequence and includes:
- the LOC108476638 gene encoding LOB domain-containing protein 29-like, which translates into the protein MTGSGSPCGACKFLRRKCVRGCVFAPYFSHEQGATHFAAIHKVFGASNVSKLLAHLPVTDRCEAAVTISYEAQARLQDPVYGCVSHIFALQQQVAKLEAQLASLTEQASQSIVNGSVTSNPNDGKLPCSQLPDVQSWFHPDNSSLAPNFNQSSYGENGFSNPNSSGIYYENSMVSSEEDHISFTTFVEAPHSMSSSLDMQTNNRQWSFQDVDDLQSMAFGYAQNSR